GAAGCAAAAAATTATACTGAATCTTTGTCCCACTGGATCTGGCCTAGATTGTATGATGAGGATGATGCAGGGGAATTGAACTTTTTTGGATGAGTACTAGTTTTTATGATGCTTCTCGCCAAATGGGTAGATCAAAGCGACCGTTGTTCAATTTCTATGGGGGGATATGTTCCTATTTCTTGAAGTTTCATGTTTATATACGATCTTTCTAGTATGGGGCCGATTTAGATTACTTTGTTCACTGTTATTTATGATAGCGTGCTATCAGTTTAAATAGGAACTTTTTATTTTAAGCAAATGGAAATCTTAATTAACTTAATATTTGTTTTTTGTATCATTTGGTTTCAGGAGTTCTGTCTTGCACTTTTTAGTCGCAGTGGTAAGCAGAATCTACTAGCAGAAAAGGTTTGCATTACTTGCCATCCCCTCTCATATTTTCCTATCTGTTCGTTCCTGCGTGTGGTGGTTAGTGTTGGTATTTTGTCATCCATTTTTCTTGCTAAAAATAAGTTCCTTGTTGCCCCTTTTCAGTTATTCGCCCTGTTTGATGTCAAGCGCAATGGAGCCATTGAATTTGAAGAATTCATCCGGTCATTGAGCATCTTTCACCCATATGCACCAGAGACAAATAAAGTAGCATGTAACCGACAATCATTGTTTTGTAGTAAAAATACCAATTACATGAATAATTATAGAACCTaaacaaaaatatttgattttgcaGATATTCAGAAGGAGATGGGAAGATAGATATGGAAGAGTGGAAGGAACTGGTTGCCAAAAATCCTTCTTTATAAGGAACACGACTCTTCCTCTTTTAAGGTTAGTCCTAGAtgtatacatatacatgcatGTGTCAGTTTCTTTAATGTATAAAGGGAGTGAGTTTTTtgatgatatatatgatatgatatgtttgCATGAAGATAATTCTAGCATTTCCCAGCTTTGTGATGGAAAGTTAAGTTCCAGATTCAGAACTCGTCTGTTGAATTACAAACATAGTATTGTTCTTTTTAACTGCCAGGCCCCTACATCATAATAATAAATAGAGTaggtgagacggtcttacgaatctttatcggtgagacgagtcaaccatatcgatattcacaataaaaaatagtactcttagcataaaaagtaatatttttttcatggaagacctaaataagatatctgtctcacaaaatacgacccgtgagaccatctcacgcaAATTTTTacttaataaatatataaataattaaattgtctTCATCCTAGTCAGAATGTTAAAAATACCTTCTTATTATTAGCATTTAAAAAGTATAAATATcttatttatgtatatatatatatgatgacCTATTtctcaaaatgaagaaaaataaaaaaaagtcgACAAAAATTGCATTTGATTTGATAGAATATGTGCACGTTGAACAAATAATCAATAGTTCGATTATCTATCGAGCTAGCTTGTCATATAGAATCGTCAGTACGGTTGACCTTAGGGACATAATTTAAagattattatattaatattagtTTGACTCGATAGAAGATATGACTAAGTCGCAACCCAATAAAAAAGAGAAAATGACAAAATTCGATTTCAAAGGGTATAATGGGGAAATTAAAAATTGCTCTGACCTTAACAGTGAATGCTGGCATTATCTATCTATATCACCTTCAATTATTTTACTGAATCCATTGGATATGAAATGCTAAGATACGCTTTCCTCAATCTGAAGCTTTATCTCAACTTCACTGATTGGCCACTCTAATTCCCTCAAAATTTGAAACAACGGGTTCAGATTTAGCAACATTTATCGTACATTTTACAGAGCTTCATTTCAAGGTCAGATCCAGAAATGGGTAAATCTCATTCCCACACGAACTTAGTCTCGTGTCTTCTGGCCGCCATTTTCTTGATACTCTTGATCGCCGCCGCATTCATCGTCTATTTCACGGTTTTCAAGCCCATAGACCCAAAACTCACCGTCAACGCCGTCCAACTCCCCGCATTCTCCGCCGCTAACTCAACCGTCAGCCTTCACTTTCTTTCAGTACGTAACCATCAGCAACCCCAACCGCGCCTCCTTCACTCACTACGACAGCTCGCTGCAGCTGCTTTACGCCGGAAGTCAGGTGGGTTTGCTGTTTATACCCGCCGGGAAGATCTCCGGAGGCAAGACTCAGTACATGGCAGCCAGATTTTCCGTCAAGTCCTTCCCGCTGTCGGCTCCTGTGCAGCAAGAAAGCGTGGGGCCCGCTGTACAAGATGGACATATTGGTTTCGGGTTCGGGCCTGGCATGGAGGTGGAAACTAGGCTTGAGATGGCGGGTCGGGTTCGTTTTCTGCATTTCTTTACACATCGGGTGGAGGCCAGGGCTGAGTGTAGGGTAGCCATTGGAGTTAACGATGGATCTGTTCTGGGCTTTCACTGTTAGGCGCTCATATCTGTAGACTCTAGTAGAGATGGAGGTTGGATGTCAATCTGAAAATTGTATAAATTTATGGCGACTCTTTCGTGAAATTTAGTCTttgttaaataattttatttgacaTTTTAAGCgatgtaaatattttttttatagaggCTTATAATAGTTTTCGatgatcaattttttttttgcaccaCTTATCCTATTTAGAACATTTTGATCgggaataaaaaaattatatgatttttactCTTTAATTTATTATCAAGTTTTAAATGATAGGATATAAACATCAATGCATCAGGCAGAGACGTTTTCAGAGagtcaaataaaataaacatcaaCTATAGTTGTAAATCTTGGATTCCAAGTGCAGATCACTTCTCCACCATTGATGAATACCATGAGCATCTTTGAAGTCTCTAGCCCGAGAACGGTTTACCGTTAGATTGGCCGATGGAATAAGATGCAGCGGCTCTTCAGACTGCACACCCATTGCATTCAACAGAAGACCTCCGATTGAGTGTTGTGTCGCCAACCTCTCAATATTTCCTGCCCCCATATCATCCATCCGTTTTCGGTGTTCAAAGTACCCGATATACTCAGAGCATATATGATCAGATGGGTTAACATATAGACGTGGGAACCATGAAGAGAGGGCATGAAACGTCCCTACAGAACGGCTCGTTTGGTGGTTATTTTTCATTGCAAGAGCAAGTCCTGCTGTGATCACGCTGCCTGCTATTCGAATGCCGTGTTTCACTTTCTTATCCTTGATTCTCTCAATTGGTGCTGAAAAGAAAGGTGGATTGAACAAGAACGAATCAAGGAAAACCCCGGTCTTGGCCATGTTCTTTCCAGCCAGCATTGCCATGGCAGCACCGAGTGAATGACCGGCTAACCAGACATTTGCACTTCCAAATGTAGCAACCACATGTCGAACGGCTTGTATTGCTATTTCGAACCGAGATGTCAGATGCAGTCCGTTTTTTATGATATGGATGTCCAGTTCAATATCTCTTGAGAATGCGTCTCCTTTGGTTATGGTGCCTCGAAACGCGATTACATATCTTGGAGCCTCGTGTGATAAAGGGTTGTTTTGGGTGGAAGTGAGTTGATAGATGGCACCAAATATACAAGAATCAGCATCATCTATAAGGGGACGGTATAACTGAAAATGGAAAGCATTCCACCACGGAGGAGCCAGGGCTAGGCTCCCTTCTCGTTTTTCCTGGCGGTCTCGTTCCAAGATGTACACACTCTGAACCAAACTAGCTGCAACAAACCTTCGATGACATGGATTGTCCCTGGAAAACAATATAAATAGCGAATGAAAAATGACTCTTAACTGCAACAAGCTATGCTAATCCAACTTCATAAGAACAATACATAATGAAATGGCAAGAATCGCAAGATGATTTGGCTCTTAGCTGTGAAATATATCATCACACATAGTTTAAGGTATACCAGTCAACTTCAGTCAGGTGCAAAGGTCCTGAAATGTCGAAATTTTCCCTGTCTGAAGTAGTAGATCTTGAAAGGTCCACAATTTGCCCTTCTGACGCCATAAACTAAGATTCTTATTTAATCCCAACCAAGATCTGCATATTAATTATACTTAGTAATAGACCGAAACAAGAAACCTACAACCCCTCCATCATCGCAGGCATATGCTCAGAACAATAATGAGAGTTTGTAACCCACAATTTCTAAACATCAAACTTCCAGAAAAGGAAGGGCGAGAAACCAGAACACGGCATCTGCAAAATGCCTAGAAAATTTTAGTAAAAAAGAATACCTAAAAAGCCCGTAGCATCGAATTAGAATCACAGAATTGAGACAACAGAGATTGACTAatagaaaatgaagaaaaatccAAACCACAGCATAGAAAGCCCAAATCTTTTTGTACGAGTTGCAGGGTGCAAACATAAAAATGTTCATGAACTAAAAATTATAGTTGGTTTTTTTGGAAAGCACAATTTTTTTCACATATTTGGTTTAGTTCCGTGTTACAATCGATCCAcattaaatgaaaaaaaaaatacccaAAATTTCACATATGGGTTTTATACAACTAATATATATGCACGAACTGGATCTAAGAAAACTAATCATAGTTTCACAGTCAATGCTGTAAATCTTTCCTTCCAACTCCAATGTGGCAACCAAAAATGGGTATGCTCACAACCGGATCTTCAATTGTACGACAATATGTGAAATCCAAAatcaaaagataaaaaaagcGAAGCCAAATCCAAGCACATTATCCATTGCCTCCGAATCACCTCTTGAAAAAGCAACACAAAGAAGCCAATTAAACTCACTTTAAAGAACCGACGCCACAAAGAAAACAACGCGTAGGAGCCGCCCACAAACAAGCTGAAATCTTTATGATAAAAAAGTCTGAAactttaaattttgaataacaAGATTCGAGATGtcaattattttaagaaaagtAGAACAAATCCCATCTGGGTTCGGCAGAAATACAAACAATGTCAGAAACCATTGCAGACATGGATCGTATAACAGGCAAAAAATCGAAAAGAAGGAGAAAATGCTACTGCAAGAGAACTTCTCGACTTTGCAGCTAGATCCTGTAAacaaagtaaaaataaagaaaggcGAGAATTTGGGAGTTGAAGTGTCGCTGTCCGTTTTTTGTTCAAATTAGACGCTGAAAAAATAATGGATTTCATGcataaaaacaaatataaaCTGTTGGTTTCAATTCGATCCTCGTGGGATGGGATATTCGGATCcgggactaaattttaattattcgaTAGTTGTAAGAGCGAGTTTGTTGCCATCCAAATTGCTAATATAACTCCCTTTTTCGTTCATTATTGAAATTTGGAATTGCAATTTATAGGTCCTTATCATGCTTTATTTTTGTATGtgaaatacatttttttttaaatttgtaaaTAAAATGTAAAAGATTATTTGAAAAAGTGTTGATACTTGATTATCGTATTTAATAGTCTTCCAACTTAGTTGGTAGTTGGTAGTTGTGATTTTAAACGAAGTAACTAATAATGTTGAATCATCATTAATGTAAAGATGACACTAATATACATAGCGTCACAATGGACGTGAAATATTATCCATTGACGTTTACACACACCGGTGCGTGCTTGCAATCTAGTTTATGTTACAAATACTCGTTCATTTTCTTCGAAATGAAATGCAAATAAAGTGTTCCGCAAAAGTGAAGTAGAGATCACCACATGCAAGTGCCAAGGTATTCAATATATGGAAGCAAAGGAAAGAAGATTGGCCAAATTGTCTCCGCATTTATTAATTTTCAGTAAAACAAGTCTTGAAATGTACCCAAGATTACATATTATGAAACCCAGTAGATGGAAAATCTTTTATCTCAGACAACCCCATTTCGATTTGGCCAACTCAACCTAAATCGACAAGAATTCccgagattttttttttttttccggccAAGGCAATAATATATCGCACCTTGATCCGTGAAAGCAGCAAGAAAGAAAATGACCAATCAGTCCAAGATATAGTTACGGGACGACACATGTTTCAGCTAGCAGATCAAGGAGCCTGAGGCTCGTAACCATAAGGATTCTTGGTCGCCCAGTTCCATTGGTCTCTGCAGAACTCCTGGATGCCATATTTCGCCCTGCAACAAAGTGAACCCTTCAAGTTAGCCAAAATGTAGCAATTCACGTACTTAGCATTTGAAAGATGAAAGCTGTCGATTGTTTGGTGCCGGTAAGAATGAGGTGAATTCTTTTTGTTAACACAATGCCTCAACGTGATTTAACACTTACTTCCAGTTCAATTCCCGTTCAGCCTTTTCTGTTTCAGCATATACGATCTCAGCGTCACCAGGCCGTCGATCAGCCATCACCAGTGGAATTTTCTGAACATGTGCACAAAAATGATATGAACTTATGCAAGAGGGCATTGCTTTCCTTGATACACGATTTTAACAAATAAACATGCAGTGTACCGAAGAACTTGCTAACAAGGAAACAAATACAAGTATCAAGAATCTCAAGTGGGATGAATATTATCTCAAGAACTGACCTTCCCAGATGCCTTTTCAAACGCTGCCACCATCTCCAACACAGATGTACCTTTCCCAGAACCCAGATTGTATACCTCACAACCTGCAGGCAGTTAACGCATTGTTATGAGACAGCGGGATTGAGGGAAAGAATATCAAAGGTCCTAAACGGGGTAAAGAAAAGTACTTGAGCTCGAGAGGAGCCATTAATCAGTCAATCATTTTAAGCACGTACCTCTAAGTACTTGAATTCCTTTTCGTTATCAGTAAACTCAGAAAAATGTGTAAAGTTAACTTTCACCAACAACTAttataaaatgttttatttGAGTATCTTTAAGAGACTCAAGATATCTATACAAGATATTTAAGTTTCTTAAGTTCTCCAAATCCACACCACACCAGACTCATACAAGAATGACCCCAAGTTGGATAGGAAAATAACCGTTGAACAAATACAAATTAGGGGTCGTACCTACGGAAGGGTCAGCGAGTTTCTTCAAAGCAGCTATATGGCCATCGGCTAAATCAACAACATGAATATAATCACGTACCTGGGAAATCAATAGCAGTTAAACGGATtataaatgaaataaatatacTAATGCACCAATACCCAACAAATTCTATTTACTTCGGAAACAAGTTTTCAGCCTGATTTAAACGAAAATATAGACTGCAAACCACAACATTAAGAACTGTACCATGGAGAAAAAATCTAATTTGTAAAAAATATGATGAAACCCCAACTTCAACAAGTACATGTATTTTCATATCCATACGTAATGAATACCAAACCAAGAAATAAAAGACTGGAATAGTTGTCTGAATTTCATGCATGTCAACATACTTACCCCCGTTCCATCCGTTGTTTTGTAATCAGTTCCATAAACTGTCAGGGCTGGCCTCCTTCCAACAGCCACTTGCTGTATGAAGGGGATGAGATTGTTTGGAATCCCACGGGGATCTTCACCAATATGGCCACTTGGATGTGCGCCGACTGGGTTGAAGTATCTCAGCAATATGATTTTCCATGTAGAGTCGGACTGGTAAATGTCACGACACATCTCTTCAATGAAAAGCTGTATAAATAATTCCATAATATGACACTTCTCGAGAAATTCACACAAACAAGCCATGGGATAACTACAGCAAGTAGGTTTTAAACTATTCATTGAGCCAACCCATCTCACCCCCCTTCCCAAAATCTTGAATTCAACCCCGACCACATAATAATATCATTAGATGAGATTCATTCTCAAAACATATGCTGATAATTTACATACTAATTACCTTTGTACGTCCATAGGGATTCGTAGCACTTATGGGGGATTCTTCTGTGCATGGTACCACTTTTGGCCAACCATAAACAGTAGCAGAGGATGAAAATACAAGCTGAAAATTATGTACAAGTAAACCCAGTTAAAACAACAAATCAACTGAAaataatacacacacacacatatatatatatatgtgtgaagCCACGACGTAGTTTAGAGGGGTACTTTTTTACAGCCGTGTGCCGCCATGACTTCTAGTAGAACTATCATGCCAATAAGGTTGTTGTCATAGTACAGTAATGGTTTCTGCACACTTTCACCAACTGCTTTTAATCCAGCAACATGAATAACAGCCTCAAACCTAAATTGAGTTCAATATCAGCAGCAAATGTGGGGTCAATGCTTAAGTTTTTGGAAGAACCAATATAAAAAATCCCTCTATGATTTACTAAACTGATAATGAATCagatatattttcataaaattagCTCGTGACAAGTTAAATCCCATTAGCTTTCCCGGAGATCTAAATTGAGATGAGCGTCTTAATATAGACTGCAAAAGAAATTATATATCACAAATTTcgtaaatgaaaaataataattaaatatgtaCATCGAAGAACGAGACAGCCTTCATGCGTACCTAGTCTCGACtaattaataacataaaatcattgaCCAATGCTAATAACGATTGTCGATCAATTAATATCTATCTGAATAGAGTTTTGTTGGTATTCTTGTCCAGAGGTGCCAATGCTAATATCGACTGTCGATCAATTAATAATGAACCAAACAGAGTTTTCTTGGTATTCTTGTCCAGATGTGCCCAATGCAATCCAACATTGTAAGTTTCCCCGCGGTTGGAAGACATCATCTTATCATCATTCAAAGattattttgtttatttcttAAGTTGGTTGCTATTCACTAATGACTAATCTCACTATAATACGTgattttctgaatttttaaCTATCCTGAACATATAATCAGCTTACGATGATTGTGTTAATTTTCCATCTACACCAAGGAAAACCAAACTCCTCTAAACAATCTAAAGAATCGTACATCTGTTATATATCGGAGGGATATTTATTTGAggataaacattaaaataatacaaacCCAACAAAAGACTCACTTTTCAGAAAcaaaaagcttctcaactgCAGGCTTATCTCGTAAATCTATCTGCAATCAAATACAAAATACCATTGAAGACTTGAAGTGAAGTTAAAAATTACCATCATCAAGAAAACACCAACACAGTTCATCTATTATAAGACACTGCTGTCTCAGAAGCCGAGACAACGATCAAGAGACGAAAATTTCTCAGATTCACTTTAAAATCACCCCCTCTGGTCCACCTAATGCATCACCAATTCAGGAAACAATAAACTCAAATATTTACCCCAAAAAGAACACCACAGATCCAACACAATCTTTTCAacattataaaacatggtaagacAGAAGAATAATCGAATTTGCAGCAAAAACCACAACTCGTGTAGCTCCGGCAATATATGACATGATTCAATAGG
The Primulina eburnea isolate SZY01 chromosome 5, ASM2296580v1, whole genome shotgun sequence genome window above contains:
- the LOC140832059 gene encoding GDSL esterase/lipase At4g10955-like, with translation MASEGQIVDLSRSTTSDRENFDISGPLHLTEVDWDNPCHRRFVAASLVQSVYILERDRQEKREGSLALAPPWWNAFHFQLYRPLIDDADSCIFGAIYQLTSTQNNPLSHEAPRYVIAFRGTITKGDAFSRDIELDIHIIKNGLHLTSRFEIAIQAVRHVVATFGSANVWLAGHSLGAAMAMLAGKNMAKTGVFLDSFLFNPPFFSAPIERIKDKKVKHGIRIAGSVITAGLALAMKNNHQTSRSVGTFHALSSWFPRLYVNPSDHICSEYIGYFEHRKRMDDMGAGNIERLATQHSIGGLLLNAMGVQSEEPLHLIPSANLTVNRSRARDFKDAHGIHQWWRSDLHLESKIYNYS
- the LOC140832061 gene encoding UDP-glucose 4-epimerase GEPI48-like isoform X1 — its product is MSRSILVTGGAGYIGSHTVLQLLLGGYKVVVVDKLDNSSEIAIKRVQELAGEHGSNLTFHEIDLRDKPAVEKLFVSEKFEAVIHVAGLKAVGESVQKPLLYYDNNLIGMIVLLEVMAAHGCKKLVFSSSATVYGWPKVVPCTEESPISATNPYGRTKLFIEEMCRDIYQSDSTWKIILLRYFNPVGAHPSGHIGEDPRGIPNNLIPFIQQVAVGRRPALTVYGTDYKTTDGTGVRDYIHVVDLADGHIAALKKLADPSVGCEVYNLGSGKGTSVLEMVAAFEKASGKKIPLVMADRRPGDAEIVYAETEKAERELNWKAKYGIQEFCRDQWNWATKNPYGYEPQAP
- the LOC140832061 gene encoding UDP-glucose 4-epimerase GEPI48-like isoform X2; the protein is MSRSILVTGGAGYIGSHTVLQLLLGGYKVVVVDKLDNSSEIAIKRVQELAGEHGSNLTFHEIDLRDKPAVEKLFVSEKFEAVIHVAGLKAVGESVQKPLLYYDNNLIGMIVLLEVMAAHGCKKLVFSSSATVYGWPKVVPCTEESPISATNPYGRTKSDSTWKIILLRYFNPVGAHPSGHIGEDPRGIPNNLIPFIQQVAVGRRPALTVYGTDYKTTDGTGVRDYIHVVDLADGHIAALKKLADPSVGCEVYNLGSGKGTSVLEMVAAFEKASGKKIPLVMADRRPGDAEIVYAETEKAERELNWKAKYGIQEFCRDQWNWATKNPYGYEPQAP